The following are from one region of the Centroberyx gerrardi isolate f3 chromosome 16, fCenGer3.hap1.cur.20231027, whole genome shotgun sequence genome:
- the LOC139929981 gene encoding olfactory receptor 10H2-like, giving the protein MDTPCNVTALEAQTQMNSTIYHLVKLVSMCVGCTLNTFLSVPLLLAITRSPSLLRHTRFLLLTHLLCCDNLQLLLWTIKAVILISNQGIPVAQCMVFCAATQTCSLVDLFLSTALAVDRCVAVKWPLRYDLLVRPQRKRAAVAAIWTLSFTVGCVALSMGLNTLQVNAFLPRCRPLILAPCLSGTSALLLFCTVVTAVVLPACYLTILGCYFLLCWDIRDGPLCAKRACVTLTLQAAQILLYSVPVILDSYLIPGYLHCDGLDIAATITYNLGISLIPVVYGYRSRELQQRMLQAAHRTQVNNQS; this is encoded by the exons ATGGACACCCCCTGCAATGTGACGGCACTGGAGGCCCAGACACAGATGAACTCCACCATCTACCACCTGGTCAAGCtagtcagcatgtgtgtgggcTGCACCCTCAACACCTTCCTCAGTGTTCCTCTGCTCCTGGCCATCACCCGCTCTCCGTCCCTCCTCAGACACACacgcttcctcctcctcacacacctCCTCTGCTGTGACAACCTCCAG ctgctgctctggaCAATCAAGGCAGTTATTCTAATCTCCAATCAAGGTATACCTGTGGCCCAGTGTATggtcttctgtgctgccacccAGACCTGCTCATTG GTGGACCTGTTCCTGAGCACGGCTCTGGCTGTGGACCGCTGTGTGGCGGTCAAGTGGCCCTTGCGCTACGACCTCCTGGTGCGTCCTCAAAGGAAGAGAGCGGCTGTAGCAGCCATATGGACCTTATCGTTTACAGTCGGCTGCGTGGCTTTGAGTATGGGCCTGAATACCCTGCAGGTCAACGCTTTCCTCCCGCGCTGCCGCCCGCTCATCCTCGCCCCCTGCCTGTCGGGGACCTCGGCCCTGCTGCTGTTCTGCACCGTGGTCACCGCTGTGGTGCTCCCAGCCTGCTACCTGACCATTCTGGGATGCTACTTCCTACTCTGCTGGGATATACGAGACGGGCCGCTCTGCGCCAAGAGAGCCTGCGTGACCCTGACACTCCAGGCAGCTCAGATCCTCTTGTATTCAGTTCCCGTGATCCTGGACAGCTACCTGATCCCCGGCTACCTGCACTGTGACGGTCTAGACATAGCAGCCACCATCACCTACAACCTGGGGATATCGCTCATCCCTGTGGTGTACGGCTACCGCTCAcgggagctgcagcagaggatGCTACAGGCTGCGCATAGGACTCAAGTCAACAACCAGAGTTAG
- the nsdhl gene encoding sterol-4-alpha-carboxylate 3-dehydrogenase, decarboxylating: MATRVRPSSKRCAVIGGSGFLGRHLVEKLLGRGYSVSVFDIRQSYELPGVTFYQGDLCDKQALLPALKDVSLVFHCASPAPASDDRGLFQRVNIQGTRTVIQACREAGVQKLVLTSSASVVFEGTDIKNGKEDLPYAKKPIDYYTETKIAQEKLVLEACDKGKGFLTVAIRPHGIFGPRDPQLVPILVDTARRGKMKFIIGDGTNLVDFTFVENVVHGHILAAERLRPDSPICGKPYHITNDEPIRFWDFMSEVLAGLGYAAPRYHLPYILVYGLAMLLWLLALILRPLVAFKPTFTPMRVALAGTHHYYSCDRAKQDMGYKPIVSLKEGIARTVESYPHLRQGA; this comes from the exons ATGGCCACACGTGTTCGACCG agtAGTAAGCGGTGTGCAGTCATTGGGGGCTCCGGCTTCCTCGGCAGACACCTGGTGGAGAAGCTGTTGGGTCGGGGCTATTCTGTGTCCGTGTTCGACATCCGCCAGAGCTACGAGCTTCCGGGTGTCACCTTCTACCAGGGAGACCTTTGCGACAAACAG GCTCTGCTGCCCGCCCTGAAGGACGTGTCCCTGGTGTTCCACTGTGCCTCTCCAGCCCCCGCCAGCGACGACCGCGGTCTGTTTCAGAGGGTCAACATCCAGGGCACACGCACCGTGATCCAGGCCTGCAGGGAGGCGGGAGTCCAG aAACTGGTTCTGACTAGCAGTGCCAGTGTGGTGTTTGAGGGGACGGACATTAAGAACGGGAAAGAGGACCTGCCCTACGCCAAGAAGCCCATCGACTACTACACAGAGACCAAGATTGCACAAGAGAAG tTGGTCCTGGAGGCATGTGACAAAGGGAAGGGTTTCCTCACGGTCGCCATCCGGCCTCATGGCATATTTGGTCCTCGGGACCCACAGCTGGTTCCTATCCTAGTGGACACGGCTCGGAGGGGCAAGATGAAGTTCATCATCGG TGATGGGACCAATCTGGTGGATTTCACCTTTGTGGAGAATGTAGTTCATGGACATATCCTGGCCGCTGAGCGCCTGAGGCCAGACTCGCCCATATGTGGCAAA cCATACCACATCACCAACGATGAGCCGATTCGCTTTTGGGACTTCATGTCCGAGGTGTTGGCGGGTTTGGGATATGCTGCTCCTCGCTACCACCTCCCCTACATACTAGTGTACGGGCTGGCcatgctgctgtggctgctggcCCTGATCCTGCGCCCCCTGGTGGCCTTCAAACCCACCTTCACACCCATGAGAGTGGCCCTGGCCGGAACCCACCACTACTACAGCTGTGACCGCGCCAAGCAGGACATGGGCTATAAACCCATAGTCAGTCTGAAGGAGGGGATAGCCCGCACAGTGGAGAGCTACCCTCATCTCAGGCAGGGGGCTTGA
- the cetn2 gene encoding uncharacterized protein cetn2, translating into MATNAKRPSLQGPVPPPRKKTSPKPELTEELKQEIREAFELFDTDGSGHIDVKELKVAMRALGFEPKKEEIKKMISEVDKDGTGKISFTDFLSVMTQKMAEKDSKEEILKAFRLFDDDETGKISFRNLKRVAKELGENLTDEELQEMIDEADRDGDGEVNQQEFLRIMKKTSLY; encoded by the exons ATG GCGACCAACGCCAAGAGGCCGTCCCTGCAGGGCCCGGTGCCTCCTCCTCGGAAGAAGACCAGCCCCAAACCCGAGCTGACCGAggagctgaagcaggagatcAGGGAGGCCTTTGAGCTGTTTGACACCGACGGCTCCGGACACATCGATGTCAAGGAGCTCAAG GTCGCCATGAGAGCTCTGGGGTTTGAACCAAAGAAAGAGGAGATCAAGAAGATGATTAGTGAAGTGGATAAGGATGGCACAGGGAAGATCTCCTTCACCGACTTCCTCTCTGTTATGACACAGAAAATG GCTGAGAAGGACTCCAAGGAGGAGATCCTGAAAGCGTTCCGTCTGTTTGATGACGACGAGACAGGGAAGATCTCCTTCAGGAACCTGAAGAGAGTCGCCAAGGAGCTGGGAGAGAACCTCACGGACGAGGAGCTGCAG GAAATGATTGATGAGGCAGACAGGGATGGAGACGGGGAAGTGAACCAGCAGGAGTTCCTGCGCATTATGAAGAAAACCAGCCTGTACTGA